The segment GAAGTGGAAGTGACAGCAGTACTTGGGGACTGAGCATGGGAACTTTACATTTCAAAGCCACGCTGTGGGCACTCAGAGATATTGCAGTGGGACACAAGTTTTGTCCACAAGGGTCAGCGAGGAGGGGATGGGGGGCGGGTGCTTGCATGCCTGTGAAACTTAAGGTGAAACATTTTCAGGCACTCTGTGGAATTCTCATTTTGTTCAGATTAAGAAAGTTGGGGGGGCAAGGAGGGGGTGTGCATGGGAGAAGAGGCTTGGATTATTGGAGGTGGGGGTGGACATTCCTCAGGATGAAGTAGGTCATTGTTTGCTGTCTCTACTGAAGAGAGCTCTCTGAAGGAACTGATGAAGTGAAAGCagcagagggagggagaggcaGGGCTGGGCGGGGGGGGCTACAGGTCCATATTGGGGAGGAGGGGGTCGCATTATTCAGTAATCCTATTGAAAATGCTTCTGAAGGACAGTCCAAGAGAAGCTGGCAGAAAGGAAAGTGAATGGAATGTGACAACAGATAAATGCCGTTGATGGTGGTCAGTTTAAAGCAGACTGATGTGGAGAGACAACGCTGCTCAGTGGGAAGTTTACAGACATGGGGAGATGCTCCGTCCCCacctttctcctcttcctcttttttttcataggtAAAGAAGAATGACTGATTTTAAAAGGTGTTTGTAAATGACTGTACATGCCAACATGTGACTTCATAGGTTTTTATCTGTCAGTGTCACAAAGCAGCTAATTGGGCCTGTTTCCAGTGGTCGGCTGGCTGGGttgcttcatcatcattattcttcttcttcttctacttctgcTGGTTTTATTACTACAACCTTCTATTTTTACCTCTTCCTCTTGTAGTACTACTAATACTAATCCTAATACTACTACCTTCCTCTACTACTTCAATCTCTCTTACCACTATTTCCctcttttagattttttttctacttctcTCCCTCTACTTCCTTTACTTCCACTtctacttattttctttttaaagttagttGATTATTGTTAAGTTTCAATAAGTTCAACaagaagtttgttttgtttttttaatgcttcttctgcCCTCTGCTGTAATGCTTATCTCACAAATAAACTCGCCTTGCCTCTCAACAATCGTCTTGCTTCTACTACTtctttcttctacttttttttactactAACTTCTTCTGTTGTTGCAGCTGCTTCTTCTACCTCTTCTATAGCTACTACCTGGGTATCACTGAtatttttagccatttttaGGCGTGTATATCCATTTATTTACATCTATTCTTTCACTTTTTCTCAGTCATTTCTTTACCTgctaatttttttgttttccttttaccTTTCTGTGTGTTAGTTGTTTTGAAAAAATGATTATCCAACACTCAATCAGGCGAATTGAATAAgtaaatttattaaatgatgATTGCAGTCATGAGAAGTCAACACTCAGCTCGCAGGCCGACTGCGGAGTTCTGAGAAACGGAAGTCATACACagactgatgatgatgctgtTCTTCTCTGCAAGCAGGGCACGGTATCGTTCAGAAGTCAAGATAGGTCAACTCCTTAAATGGTATCATGGAGCATTCTGTGGTCAGACTGACATTCAAGCTACCTCGAAGAAACcagaaaacaagaacataaagaGAACTTTCTAAATAGATGAATGTCTGACAAGCAGGGTGAAGGTTACTTCCTTCACAATAAGTGAGATTAACTGTGAGTACACAATGTTCAGAAACAAAGAGTACATAATGACATGAACATTTTCTATTACATAGTATTCAATAGATTTGGTTCattttagtctcttattaatatgCAGGTTTGCTGCAGTAAAACCAGTTTGCATCATGAATAAGACGCTGAAAGCAGCCGTACACATTTAATCTTCGCTGGGTTTCACcgcatctttatttttctctctccgCAGAGTTTTTCCGCGAGCTTTTAAAAAATGCCGAGGTGTCGCTGCACAACATGTTCGTGAGAACGTACGGCATGATGTACGTGCAGAACGCCGAGCTGTTCAAGAACTTCTTCAGGGATCTGACGCGGTACTACGTGTCTGGTAGCTCCTCCGTCAACCTGGACTCCATGCTGGCGGACTTCTGGGCCGACCTCCTGGAGAGGATGTTCCGGCTGGTCAACGTGCAGTACGAGTTCAGCGACGCCTACATGGAGTGCGTCAGCCGGCACACGGAGCAGCTGCTGCCCTTCGGCGACGTGCCCCGCAAGCTCCGCATCCAGCTCACACGAGCCTTCGTGGCCGCTCGCACCTTCGTATACGGCCTCGCGGTCATGCCAGATGTGGTCAATAAGGTGTCAGCTGTAAGTgaagaaacttttttcttctttgctatAAAGTCTAGTCTGCTCCCCCAACATTTGAAAGGTTTTTCCATGTCCATCCTCCCTTCAGTGACCATGACTTCATATCTCTCTTGGAAAAGCCAGCTGTGGTTGCAGCACAGTCTCTGATAACATAAACCACTCTGACTGTTTCTGTATGACATGTTTTTCCACTGTCGTGAGTCATCGATGATTAGATTATACTGTTTGGTGGAGTTTGCTCTTAAAATTAATGGTCATGCTTTTTTAGAGTATAAATATGCATGCATGACTCTGGGTGAATTTCCTTCTCTATGGCTCAGTGGAAACAGTCTGCTAACTGCCCCCCTGCCCCATCCAGGTCGGGGCGTCTCCCAGCTGTGTGCAAGCGTCCCTGAAGATGTTGTACTGTCCCTACTGCTCAGGCCAAGTGGCCCTCAAGCCCTGCCAGAATTACTGTCTGAATGTGATGCGTGGCTGTTTGGCTAACCAGGCTGACTTGGACACAGAGTGGAACAACTTTCTCGGTAAGCAGACGTCTCAACAAGGACATCttcttcagccatttttaaattaacagcCATTATTAAATTAATCCGTCCTCCTTTCTGCTTTCTTCTCTGCTCtttgtatgatgtcagaatgaacctGAAATGCACTATAACCTTTACAGGTTAACCTAATTTGACTCACTCCAAACATTTGAATGCACATGTACAACTTttttcatcattcatttatttctgaaccgcttggtccattaagGGTCACGTGTAAGCTAGAGCccatcccagcattaacaggtgagaggcagggtccaccctggacaggtcaccagtccatcgcaggaccaacacatagaggacaaacaaccattcacacacacactcactcctagggagaatttagagtcatcaattagcctaacatgcatgtctttggatggtgggaggaagccagagtacccggagaCAATCCACTCAtacacaaggagaacatgcaaaccccacacagaaaggccaccgccctcattTAACAAGAGACATTTAACAAGAGCAAGTACAAACAAATGAACACTGCTTATTGTTAAAAGGCACGTACAGACATGTCTGTCTTTCTCTAGTTTATTGTACGAGTACAGGAGAAGGAAGAGCTGTACAACCTGTACACATTGTGGGCGTCTGAATAAATGCAGCTCTTGTGTAAACACAGGCCCGGATCAGTTCCATACATTCAGGGTGGTGTTCTTATCCTCCATTCATTACTGTTTGTATAACATATGTCTTGTATAACAAGCATAACATGACTTGTAGTGCTGGTATCTGTCAAGGCATCTGGTTTCTGTTGCCTCCTCATCCTGTCCTCATCCTCTCAACTGTGCACATGCCTCCACCTAGTGGTAGGTTTTAGTAACAACATGACTGAGTCACAGGAAACAAATCTGGTATCTAAAGGgcttaaattttgttttgtcagACTCCATGCTCAGTCTAGCCGAGAGGCTCGAGGGTCCCTTTAATTTTGAGTCTGTCATGGATCCCATTGATGTCAAGATTTCAGAGGCCATCATGAATATGCAAGAGAACAGCATGCAGGTATCTCAAAAGGTCAGtatcatttcagtttttataaCATAAGCAAGAAGAGAGGGAAAAGATTCAGCTCCACTGAGTTTGCTCTTCCTCGCTGTCATCTAACAGGTTTTCCAAGGATGTGGGATGCCTAAACCGAGCACGGCCTTCCGTTCCACACGTTCTGTCAAAGAAACCGGCTTTACCGGCCGTTTCCGCCCTTACAGTCCAGATGCAAGACCCACAACTGCTGCTGGGACCAGTTTAGACCGACTGGTAAACACAGAGCACAACACATTAatctctttttaaatgattttaaacttttaactgGTTTTACATTTCCTAACAAACAttgagtaaaacaaaaatgcagtGACAAAAGCAGAACATGAAAACGCCCAGGCAGAGGCGTATCAGAAATACAAAGATAACAAAGTGAGTCGCTGAGatgcacaccaaaaatctgCTCATTACCTGATAGAAGTGGTCATGTAGATGGCAAAATCTGATATCCTTTATCAGATTCCTGCCAGTATCGGATTATAAGAAAACGGATTAACACACATAGATTTCTCCCTAATACTTTGATGTCTTCGTGCATGTAAATCCATATATCTGATTTACATCTGTGCACATGCAGAGCTTCATCTTTTTCGTCCAAAATCGGCTTCTCTGGCTGAGATAATTCCTGATTCAGCACTCGTTATGATGTTCTTTCTGGACACCCGATGATAAAAGTTCTAAATGTAATAcctgaaaactgtcagaaacatcctaaataaggaggataaagttgtttttggtAGTTTTGGTTCAGCGTTGTGACAAAGCATCTACATGCtcaaatcagcttctctcgtcGAAATGATGccaaattcatatttttaagaTGAACTAAAGACTTTCTCTGCAGAACAACACTGCGTTGCATGTTTCATTGTAAGCGTTGGGGTGCATGTGATAGTTACATTGAAAAGGAGGTCTTGCAGAAAAAGTCTGGGGACCACTGAAGTAAAACTATTCAGCAGCTTatctctcacattagcagctaacactgaggCTGCAGGCGCCACCATGTTCACCAAAGACCAGATGCTTTGAAAATAGCAGGAAATGACGTTGCCACACATGAACGTACTCTGAAATAAATGCGATAATTGACTGGTAAATGTGGACAAggatttttcaaatatatttcaGAAGTTCATCTCTGAtgagattattacagtaatctgattactcccagatatctgattctgatggtcatgtaaacaggctgATTGAGTCACAATATTATCCCATCATGAC is part of the Melanotaenia boesemani isolate fMelBoe1 chromosome 7, fMelBoe1.pri, whole genome shotgun sequence genome and harbors:
- the gpc4 gene encoding glypican-4 → MKTLLVLCVVCTLVVLSVSGTAEPKLKNCNEVRDAFSSKGFNINDVPNKGVNGAPLKVCPQGFSCCTVEMEEKLSQYSHSEIKAPVSRLSTNLQATFKQRHEHFDKFFRELLKNAEVSLHNMFVRTYGMMYVQNAELFKNFFRDLTRYYVSGSSSVNLDSMLADFWADLLERMFRLVNVQYEFSDAYMECVSRHTEQLLPFGDVPRKLRIQLTRAFVAARTFVYGLAVMPDVVNKVSAVGASPSCVQASLKMLYCPYCSGQVALKPCQNYCLNVMRGCLANQADLDTEWNNFLDSMLSLAERLEGPFNFESVMDPIDVKISEAIMNMQENSMQVSQKVFQGCGMPKPSTAFRSTRSVKETGFTGRFRPYSPDARPTTAAGTSLDRLTAEVKKKLKHAKKFWSTLPETVCAGERTAPGDECWNGTAKSRYESVVIGNGLANQVSNPDVDVDITKPDSVIRSQIATLKETTSRLKAAHKGLDITFDIDTEGSGGEESGSGCDSPSCNTDQDIYFSTPPNPGNPRINQVHKIPSAGAAFRASMALAVCGLALAMLAAHLR